From the genome of Ziziphus jujuba cultivar Dongzao chromosome 6, ASM3175591v1, one region includes:
- the LOC107430075 gene encoding protein HLB1, producing MSPTVDESETQNGVEPDPKPKSEPDGAVAEPQPEAEETNQSEPKPEDGAEASGADPKLDRPEETSIRSNDNSQDTPSDSAPQESAQPELRKDQGSRTFTMRELLNGLKNDQGNDPPYDASSPYSQETPEQQHTIQNNAAMELINSVTGVDDEGRSRQRVLTFAARRYASAIERNPEDYDALYNWALVLQESADNVGPDSTSPSKDALLEEACKKYDEATRLCPTLHDAFYNWAIAISDRAKMRGRTKEAEELWKQATRNYEKAVQLNWNSPQALNNWGLALQELSAIVPAREKQTIVRTAISKFRAAIQLQFDFHRAIYNLGTVLYGLAEDTLRTGGSGGPKDISPNELYSQSAIYIAAAHALKPNYSVYSSALRLVRSMLPLPYLKVGYLTAPPVGNPVAPHGDWKRSQFVLNHEGLQQINKVEKQSLQSLSGRSEDAMKIDKRAVKVDIRDIISVSPCADLTLPPGAGLCINTTRGPVFFVADSWESMDGWLDGIRLVYTIYARGKTDVLAGIITG from the exons ATGTCTCCAACCGTCGATGAATCCGAGACTCAGAATGGAGTCGAACCCGATCCTAAACCAAAATCCGAACCCGACGGAGCTGTAGCAGAGCCACAACCTGAAGCAGAAGAAACCAATCAATCTGAACCGAAACCAGAAGATGGAGCAGAGGCGAGCGGTGCAGATCCCAAGCTGGACCGACCCGAAGAAACCTCGATCCGATCCAATGACAACTCTCAGGACACTCCCTCCGACTCTGCACCTCAAGAGAGCGCACAACCAGAGCTGCGCAAAGACCAAGGAAGCCGAACGTTTACCATGAGAGAGTTGCTCAATGGTCTCAAAAATGACCAAGGAAATGACCCACCCTACGACGCTTCCTCTCCTTACAG TCAAGAAACTCCAGAACAACAACACACCATCCAGAACAATGCTGCGATGGAGTTGATTAACAGTGTCACAGGTGTTGATGATGAAGGTCGATCTCGTCAGCGGGTTCTTACATTTGCCGCTAGaag ATATGCTAGTGCAATCGAGAGAAACCCTGAAGATTATGATGCACTATACAATTGGGCATTGGTACTTCAG GAAAGTGCTGATAATGTTGGTCCAGATTCTACTTCACCTTCTAAAGATGCTTTGCTTGAGGAAGCTTGCAAAAAGTATGATGAAGCTACCCGCCTTTGCCCGACACTTCATGAT GCTTTCTATAATTGGGCCATAGCAATCTCTGATAGAGCAAAAATGCGAGGCCGCACAAAAGAGGCTGAAGAACTATGGAAGCAG GCTACCAGAAACTATGAGAAAGCCGTCCAGCTTAACTGGAACAGTCCCCAG GCACTTAACAACTGGGGACTTGCTCTGCAA GAACTGAGCGCAATTGTGCCTGCACGAGAGAAGCAAACAATTGTACGAACTGCAATTAGTAAG TTCCGTGCGGCTATCCAATTGCAGTTTGATTTCCATCGAGCAATCTACAACCTTGGAACTGTTCTG TATGGATTAGCAGAGGACACTCTAAGAACCGGAGGATCTGGTGGTCCAAAAGATATTTCCCCTAATGAGTTGTACAGCCAATCTGCTATCTACATTGCTGCTGCTCATGCATTGAAGCCAAACTACAGT GTTTATAGCAGTGCCTTGCGGCTGGTTCGTTCCATG CTCCCTTTACCATACCTTAAAGTTGGGTATCTTACTGCACCACCGGTGGGCAATCCAGTTGCACCTCATGGTGATTGGAAACGTTCGCAATTTGTTTTGAATCATGAGGGGCTTCAACAG ATTAACAAAGTTGAGAAACAATCATTGCAAAGCCTTTCTGGTAGATCAgaagatgcaatgaaaattgACAAAAGAGCTGTCAAAGTTGATATCCGAGACATTATTTCTGTTTCACCATGTGCTGATCTGACTTTACCTCCCGGTGCTGGCCTCTGCATTAATACAACCCGTGGACCTGTCTTTTTT GTTGCTGACTCTTGGGAATCCATGGATGGCTGGCTTGATGGAATCCGTTTAGTCTACACAATCTATGCACGAGGCAAGACTGATGTTCTGGCAGGTATTATAACAGGCTGA
- the LOC107430073 gene encoding rab GTPase-activating protein 22 isoform X2: MLTEQKPLMKALRRSHTSSSSPSSSNSSSPSSSSSSSSWIHLRSVLLVVSSSSSSPVSSNRGSLKSPWSRRRRKHALLPKQWKSLFGPDGRLSDGGVKFLKKVRSGGVDPSIRAEVWPFLLGVYDLNSTKEERDATKNKNRKEYEDLRKQCRKLTKQSEKSLKLKDTSEISTEGSGEFSQVLDYSGSDEVISARKSNSTEGGSPLPEDPVCNQSLQTTGSLCEGDDEKSGITCEDASAGDTESTDSDSSEEPENTEGTEEYDLSEPAKEEDSSSANTEKSKFHSEEDFATWQRIIRLDAVRANDEWIVHSPSQAGVSLMKARRLADSVGLKDYDHLETCRIFHAARLVAILEAYALYDPEIGYCQGMSDLLTPIISVVEEDNEAFWCFVGFMKRARHNFRLDEVGIRRQLGMVSKIIKCKDIHLYRHLEKLQAEDCFFVYRMVVVLFRRELTFEQTICLWEVIWADQAAIRAGIGKSAWGRMRLRAPPTDDLLLFAIAACVLQRRKLIIEKYSSMEDIMRECNSMAGHLDVWKLLDDAHDLVVTLHDKI, encoded by the exons ATGCTTACGGAACAGAAACCTTTAATGAAAGCCCTACGGCGAAGCcacacttcttcttcttcgccgTCGTCGTCAAATTCATCTTCGCCGTCGTCGTCGTCATCGTCATCTTCGTGGATTCATCTGCGATCGGTATTGTTAGTAgtttcttcttcgtcttcctcACCGGTTTCCTCTAATCG GGGTAGTCTTAAATCACCTTGGTCTCgtagaagaagaaaacatgCCCTTTTACCCAAACAATGGAAAAGTTTGTTTGGACCAGATGGAAGACTTTCTGATGGTGGTGTCAAGTTTTTGAAGAAAGTTCGCAGTGGA GGTGTTGATCCAAGTATTAGAGCTGAAGTGTGGCCGTTTCTCCTTGGAGT CTATGATTTGAACAGCACCAAGGAAGAAAGGGATGCTACTAAAAATAAGAATAG AAAAGAATATGAGGATCTGCGGAAACAGTGTCGAAAGCTTACGAAACAAAGTGAGAAGAGCTTAAAGTTGAAGGATACTTCTGAAATTAGTACAGAGGGCAGTGGGGAATTCAGTCAAGTTTTAGATTACTCTGGCTCAGATGAAGTGATCAGCGCCAGGAAGTCCAATTCAACAGAGGGAGGAAGTCCATTGCCTGAGGACCCTGTCTGTAATCAATCTCTTCAGACTACCGGCTCATTATGTGAAGGAGATGATGAGAAGAGTGGTATCACCTGTGAAGATGCCTCTGCAGGAGATACTGAGTCAACTGATTCTGACTCTTCTGAAGAACCTGAAAACACTGAAGGAACTGAAGAGTATGATCTCAGTGAGCCTGCCAAAGAGGAGGATTCCTCCTCTGCTAATACAGAGAAGTCCAAATTCCATTCAGAAGAAGATTTTGCGACATGGCAGAGAATCATTCGTCTTGATGCTGTGCGTGCAAATGATGAATGGATTGTTCATTCACCATCCCAAGCCGGTGTATCATTGATGAAGGCTCGACGATTGGCGGACAGTGTTGGATTGAAGGATTATGATCACCTGGAGACATGCAGAATTTTTCATGCAGCTCGTCTGGTTGCGATTTTAGAAGCGTATGCGCTGTATGATCCTGAGATTGGTTACTGCCAAGGGATGAGTGATCTGCTGACTCCAATTATCTCAGTGGTGGAAGAGGACAATGAAGCCTTCTGGTGCTTTGTGGGTTTCATGAAAAGAGCTCGGCATAATTTCCGGCTGGATGAGGTAGGAATCCGTAGGCAGCTGGGGATGGTTTCCAAAATTATCAAGTGCAAGGATATTCATCTCTACAGGCACCTGGAGAAGCTCCAAGCAGAGGATTGCTTCTTCGTATACAGAATGGTGGTGGTTCTCTTCAGGAGGGAGTTAACTTTTGAACAGACAATTTGCCTGTGGGAGGTCATTTGGGCCGATCAGGCTGCGATCAGAGCCGGGATTGGCAAATCTGCTTGGGGAAGGATGAGGCTAAGAGCTCCCCCTACTGATGATCTATTGCTTTTTGCAATAGCAGCCTGTGTTCTGCAACGGAGGAAGCTCATAATAGAGAAGTACAGCAGCATGGAGGATATAATGAGGGAATGCAACAGCATGGCCGGTCATCTAGACGTTTGGAAGCTTCTCGATGATGCTCATGACTTGGTGGTCACCCTCCATGACAAGATTTAa
- the LOC107430073 gene encoding rab GTPase-activating protein 22 isoform X1, whose product MVLAILCVKKKEENDYWNRNKKGLTVISQCLLLLMQFVSSSGGDGGGGGGGKGWIVFAEASTGSSGGGGGRTGAFLGGGSGFWASAAPSNVGIAVAVTAMAGIALAATIVYSRRGSLKSPWSRRRRKHALLPKQWKSLFGPDGRLSDGGVKFLKKVRSGGVDPSIRAEVWPFLLGVYDLNSTKEERDATKNKNRKEYEDLRKQCRKLTKQSEKSLKLKDTSEISTEGSGEFSQVLDYSGSDEVISARKSNSTEGGSPLPEDPVCNQSLQTTGSLCEGDDEKSGITCEDASAGDTESTDSDSSEEPENTEGTEEYDLSEPAKEEDSSSANTEKSKFHSEEDFATWQRIIRLDAVRANDEWIVHSPSQAGVSLMKARRLADSVGLKDYDHLETCRIFHAARLVAILEAYALYDPEIGYCQGMSDLLTPIISVVEEDNEAFWCFVGFMKRARHNFRLDEVGIRRQLGMVSKIIKCKDIHLYRHLEKLQAEDCFFVYRMVVVLFRRELTFEQTICLWEVIWADQAAIRAGIGKSAWGRMRLRAPPTDDLLLFAIAACVLQRRKLIIEKYSSMEDIMRECNSMAGHLDVWKLLDDAHDLVVTLHDKI is encoded by the exons ATGGTGTTGGCCATTCTGTGCGTAAAGAAGAAGGAGGAGAACGATTACTGGAACAGGAACAAGAAGGGCTTGACTGTAATTTCGCAGTGCCTTCTCTTGTTGATGCAATTCGTCTCCTCCAGTGGCGGTGacggaggtggtggtggtggtggaaaaGGATGGATCGTGTTCGCCGAAGCTAGCACCGGTAGCAGCGGCGGCGGTGGTGGAAGGACCGGTGCGTTTCTGGGAGGCGGTTCCGGGTTCTGGGCTTCGGCGGCTCCATCCAATGTTGGAATAGCTGTCGCCGTCACGGCCATGGCCGGAATCGCCTTGGCCGCCACTATCGTCTACTCTCGCag GGGTAGTCTTAAATCACCTTGGTCTCgtagaagaagaaaacatgCCCTTTTACCCAAACAATGGAAAAGTTTGTTTGGACCAGATGGAAGACTTTCTGATGGTGGTGTCAAGTTTTTGAAGAAAGTTCGCAGTGGA GGTGTTGATCCAAGTATTAGAGCTGAAGTGTGGCCGTTTCTCCTTGGAGT CTATGATTTGAACAGCACCAAGGAAGAAAGGGATGCTACTAAAAATAAGAATAG AAAAGAATATGAGGATCTGCGGAAACAGTGTCGAAAGCTTACGAAACAAAGTGAGAAGAGCTTAAAGTTGAAGGATACTTCTGAAATTAGTACAGAGGGCAGTGGGGAATTCAGTCAAGTTTTAGATTACTCTGGCTCAGATGAAGTGATCAGCGCCAGGAAGTCCAATTCAACAGAGGGAGGAAGTCCATTGCCTGAGGACCCTGTCTGTAATCAATCTCTTCAGACTACCGGCTCATTATGTGAAGGAGATGATGAGAAGAGTGGTATCACCTGTGAAGATGCCTCTGCAGGAGATACTGAGTCAACTGATTCTGACTCTTCTGAAGAACCTGAAAACACTGAAGGAACTGAAGAGTATGATCTCAGTGAGCCTGCCAAAGAGGAGGATTCCTCCTCTGCTAATACAGAGAAGTCCAAATTCCATTCAGAAGAAGATTTTGCGACATGGCAGAGAATCATTCGTCTTGATGCTGTGCGTGCAAATGATGAATGGATTGTTCATTCACCATCCCAAGCCGGTGTATCATTGATGAAGGCTCGACGATTGGCGGACAGTGTTGGATTGAAGGATTATGATCACCTGGAGACATGCAGAATTTTTCATGCAGCTCGTCTGGTTGCGATTTTAGAAGCGTATGCGCTGTATGATCCTGAGATTGGTTACTGCCAAGGGATGAGTGATCTGCTGACTCCAATTATCTCAGTGGTGGAAGAGGACAATGAAGCCTTCTGGTGCTTTGTGGGTTTCATGAAAAGAGCTCGGCATAATTTCCGGCTGGATGAGGTAGGAATCCGTAGGCAGCTGGGGATGGTTTCCAAAATTATCAAGTGCAAGGATATTCATCTCTACAGGCACCTGGAGAAGCTCCAAGCAGAGGATTGCTTCTTCGTATACAGAATGGTGGTGGTTCTCTTCAGGAGGGAGTTAACTTTTGAACAGACAATTTGCCTGTGGGAGGTCATTTGGGCCGATCAGGCTGCGATCAGAGCCGGGATTGGCAAATCTGCTTGGGGAAGGATGAGGCTAAGAGCTCCCCCTACTGATGATCTATTGCTTTTTGCAATAGCAGCCTGTGTTCTGCAACGGAGGAAGCTCATAATAGAGAAGTACAGCAGCATGGAGGATATAATGAGGGAATGCAACAGCATGGCCGGTCATCTAGACGTTTGGAAGCTTCTCGATGATGCTCATGACTTGGTGGTCACCCTCCATGACAAGATTTAa
- the LOC107430061 gene encoding uncharacterized protein LOC107430061, whose product MAGERAGAEIVYGAEDCHRQSIELLQELGFPKGVLPLQDLEECGRVRETGFVWMKQKQPYEHFFVGTNTKVSYATEVTAYVEKLKMKKMTGVKSKQMFLWVPITEMSIQEPASKKIHFNTPMGIGKSFPITAFMTEEEKHKYLEKANE is encoded by the coding sequence ATGGCAGGGGAGCGGGCAGGGGCAGAGATCGTATACGGAGCCGAGGACTGCCATCGCCAATCCATAGAGCTCCTTCAAGAACTTGGATTTCCTAAGGGTGTTCTTCCATTGCAAGACCTTGAAGAGTGTGGAAGGGTTAGAGAAACTGGGTTTGTGTGGATGAAACAAAAGCAACCGTATGAGCATTTCTTTGTTGGGACCAATACCAAAGTTAGCTATGCCACGGAGGTGACTGCGTATGTGGAGAAGCtcaagatgaagaagatgacgGGTGTGAAGAGCAAACAGATGTTTTTATGGGTTCCAATAACAGAGATGAGCATCCAAGAACCGGCAAGCAAGAAGATACATTTCAACACTCCCATGGGGATCGGAAAGTCTTTTCCTATCACGGCCTTTATGACAGAGGAAGAGAAGCACAAGTACTTGGAGAAGGCTAATGAATGA
- the LOC107430090 gene encoding embryogenesis-associated protein EMB8 has product MARASLGSAPPTLNPFSHRRGLHQASGLAVSSAAMNAGTMPDHQTRTHPSLEIIGGSFLPALKTLTRPYNPFPIIGWNRHLETIFAAFFRSVPDVRLRRECLRMKDNGSVALDWVAGDNRRLPPDSPLLILLPGLTGGSDDSYVRHMLIRARSKGWRVVVFNSRGCGDSPVTTPQFYSASFLGDTCEVVAHVSARYPKANLYAVGWSLGANILVRYLGQESHACPLSGAVSLCNPFNLVIADEDFHKGFNNIYDKALASSLCKIFKKHALLFEDMSGDYNIPLAANAKTVREFDDGLTRVSFGFKSVDDYYSNSSSSDSIKDVCMPLLCIQAANDPIAPNRGIPRQDIKDNPNCLLIVTPKGGHLGWVAGAEAPLGAPWTDPVVMDFLEHLEKGSNKALGSSGNLEGVQERAEAVHHLEV; this is encoded by the exons ATGGCAAGAGCCTCATTAGGCTCCGCGCCACCGACTCTCAACCCCTTTTCCCACCGTCGTGGCCTCCACCAAGCCTCCGGTCTCGCCGTCTCCTCCGCCGCCATGAATGCCGGCACAATGCCAGACCATCAGACCCGGACCCACCCTTCTCTCGAAATCATTGGTGGATCGTTCCTGCCGGCCTTGAAGACCCTCACCCGTCCTTACAACCCTTTCCCTATCATCGGATGGAACCGCCACCTGGAGACCATCTTCGCCGCTTTCTTTCGCTCCGTTCCCGACGTCAGGCTCCGACGGGAGTGCCTCCGTATGAAGGACAACGGCTCCGTCGCTCTCGACTGGGTCGCCGGCGACAACCGCCGTTTGCCCCCTGACTCTCCGCTTCTTATTCTTCTG CCCGGTTTAACTGGGGGGAGCGACGATTCGTATGTGAGACATATGCTGATTAGAGCTAGAAGCAAAGGATGGAGGGTGGTTGTATTTAACAGCCGGGGTTGTGGAGATAGCCCTGTTACTACTCCTCAG TTCTATTCAGCTTCATTTTTAGGAGATACATGTGAAGTGGTGGCGCATGTTAGTGCTCGATATCCAAAAGCCAATTTGTATGCAGTTGGTTGGTCTCTTGGGGCAAACATTCTTGTTCGTTATCTGGGTCAG GAATCTCATGCCTGTCCTCTTTCTGGTGCTGTGTCATTGTGTAATCCATTCAATTTGGTCATAGCAGATGAGGATTTCCATAAGGgctttaacaatatatatgacAAAGCTCTTGCAAGTTCTCTCTGCAAAATTTTCAAGAA GCATGCTCTACTTTTCGAGGATATGAGTGGTGATTATAATATTCCGTTGGCTGCCAATGCCAAGACCGTAAGGGAGTTTGATGATGGATTAACACGTG TTTCATTTGGTTTCAAGTCGGTAGATGACTATTACTCTAATTCCAGTAGTTCAGATTCCATAAAAGATGTCTGCATGCCTTTGCTTTGCATCCAG GCAGCAAATGATCCAATTGCTCCAAATAGGGGAATTCCTCGACAAGATATCAAG GACAATCCAAATTGTTTATTGATAGTGACACCCAAAGGAGGTCATCTAGGGTGGGTGGCAGGTGCTGAAGCTCCTCTTGGAGCTCCTTGGACTGATCCCGTGGTGATGGATTTCCTGGAGCATCTGGAGAAAGGATCTAATAAGGCCCTTGGATCTTCTGGTAACTTAGAAGGTGTTCAAGAACGTGCAGAGGCAGTGCACCACTTAGAAGTCTAG